One Cololabis saira isolate AMF1-May2022 chromosome 18, fColSai1.1, whole genome shotgun sequence genomic region harbors:
- the sgk1 gene encoding serine/threonine-protein kinase Sgk1 isoform X1, producing MTVKTETEKPVLTYSKSRGLVALVTAFMKQRRMGLNDFIQRLATNSYVCKHPEVQSILNLSPPQEAELMNANPSPPPSPSQQINLGPSSNPSAKPSDFHFLKVIGKGSFGKVLLARHRTDDQFYAVKVLQKKAILKKKEEKHIMSERNVLLKNVKHPFLVGLHYSFQTADKLYFVLDYINGGELFYHLQRERCFLEPRARFYAAEIASALGYLHSLNIVYRDLKPENILLDSQGHIILTDFGLCKENIEPNGTTSTFCGTPEYLAPEVLHKQPYDRTVDWWCLGAVLYEMLYGLPPFYSRNTAEMYDNILNKPLQLKPNISNAARHLLEGLLQKDRTKRLGCTEDFNEIKNHIFFSPINWDDLNAKKITPPFNPNVTGPNDLRHFDPEFTDEPVPGSIGCSPDSTLFTASIKEAAEAFVGFSYAPSMDSYL from the exons ATGACGGTcaaaacagagacagagaaacCCGTGCTGACTTACTCAAAAAGCAGAGGCCTGGTGGCCTTAGTCACTG CTTTCATGAAACAAAGGAGGATGGGTCTGAACGACTTCATTCAGAGGCTCGCCACCAACTCCTACGTCTGCAAGCA tCCTGAAGTTCAGTCGATTCTCAACCTGAGTCCTCCACAAGAGGCCGAGCTCATGAACGCCAACCCTTCTCCTCCC CCCAGTCCATCCCAACAGATCAACCTCGGCCCGTCGTCCAATCCCTCAGCAAAACCCAGCGATTTCCACTTCCTCAAAGTGATCGGCAAGGGCAGCTTCGGGAAGGTGCTGCTTGCACGCCATCGCACAGATGACCAGTTTTATGCTGTGAAAGTATTACAGAAGAAGGCCATTCTCAAGAAGAAAGAG GAGAAGCACATCATGTCAGAGAGGAATGTGCTGCTGAAGAATGTCAAGCATCCATTCTTAGTGGGCCTGCACTACTCCTTCCAAACGGCGGATAAACTCTACTTCGTCCTGGACTATATCAACGGAGGCGAG TTGTTCTACCACCTGCAGCGAGAGCGCTGCTTCCTGGAGCCCAGGGCCAGGTTCTACGCCGCTGAGATCGCCAGCGCCCTGGGGTACCTGCACTCCCTGAACATTGTCTACAGAGACCTGAAGCCAGAGAACATCCTGCTGGACTCCCAGGGACACATCATTCTCACAGATTTCGGTCTGTGCAAGGAGAACATCGAACCTAATGGAACCACGTCGACTTTCTGCGGCACACCTGAG TACTTGGCTCCCGAGGTGCTACACAAGCAGCCGTACGACCGGACGGTAGACTGGTGGTGTTTAGGAGCTGTTCTCTACGAGATGCTGTACGGCCTG CCTCCGTTCTACAGCCGCAACACGGCAGAGATGTACGACAACATCCTGAACAAGCCGCTGCAGCTGAAGCCCAACATCTCCAACGCGGCCAGACACCTGCTGGAAGGCCTGCTGCAGAAAGACCGCACCAAGAGGCTGGGCTGCACAGAGGACTTT AATGAAATTAAGAACCACATATTCTTCTCCCCCATCAACTGGGATGACCTCAATGCCAAGAAAATCACGCCTCCCTTCAACCCCAATGTG ACGGGACCCAACGACTTGCGGCACTTTGATCCAGAGTTCACGGATGAGCCGGTTCCCGGCTCCATTGGCTGCTCCCCAGACAGCACCCTCTTCACCGCCAGCATCAAAGAGGCAGCTGAGGCCTTCGTGGGCTTCTCCTACGCCCCGTCTATGGACTCCTACCTATAG
- the sgk1 gene encoding serine/threonine-protein kinase Sgk1 isoform X2: MKDKTTALTSFMKQRRMGLNDFIQRLATNSYVCKHPEVQSILNLSPPQEAELMNANPSPPPSPSQQINLGPSSNPSAKPSDFHFLKVIGKGSFGKVLLARHRTDDQFYAVKVLQKKAILKKKEEKHIMSERNVLLKNVKHPFLVGLHYSFQTADKLYFVLDYINGGELFYHLQRERCFLEPRARFYAAEIASALGYLHSLNIVYRDLKPENILLDSQGHIILTDFGLCKENIEPNGTTSTFCGTPEYLAPEVLHKQPYDRTVDWWCLGAVLYEMLYGLPPFYSRNTAEMYDNILNKPLQLKPNISNAARHLLEGLLQKDRTKRLGCTEDFNEIKNHIFFSPINWDDLNAKKITPPFNPNVTGPNDLRHFDPEFTDEPVPGSIGCSPDSTLFTASIKEAAEAFVGFSYAPSMDSYL; encoded by the exons ATGAAAGACAAAACGACCGCTTTGACAT CTTTCATGAAACAAAGGAGGATGGGTCTGAACGACTTCATTCAGAGGCTCGCCACCAACTCCTACGTCTGCAAGCA tCCTGAAGTTCAGTCGATTCTCAACCTGAGTCCTCCACAAGAGGCCGAGCTCATGAACGCCAACCCTTCTCCTCCC CCCAGTCCATCCCAACAGATCAACCTCGGCCCGTCGTCCAATCCCTCAGCAAAACCCAGCGATTTCCACTTCCTCAAAGTGATCGGCAAGGGCAGCTTCGGGAAGGTGCTGCTTGCACGCCATCGCACAGATGACCAGTTTTATGCTGTGAAAGTATTACAGAAGAAGGCCATTCTCAAGAAGAAAGAG GAGAAGCACATCATGTCAGAGAGGAATGTGCTGCTGAAGAATGTCAAGCATCCATTCTTAGTGGGCCTGCACTACTCCTTCCAAACGGCGGATAAACTCTACTTCGTCCTGGACTATATCAACGGAGGCGAG TTGTTCTACCACCTGCAGCGAGAGCGCTGCTTCCTGGAGCCCAGGGCCAGGTTCTACGCCGCTGAGATCGCCAGCGCCCTGGGGTACCTGCACTCCCTGAACATTGTCTACAGAGACCTGAAGCCAGAGAACATCCTGCTGGACTCCCAGGGACACATCATTCTCACAGATTTCGGTCTGTGCAAGGAGAACATCGAACCTAATGGAACCACGTCGACTTTCTGCGGCACACCTGAG TACTTGGCTCCCGAGGTGCTACACAAGCAGCCGTACGACCGGACGGTAGACTGGTGGTGTTTAGGAGCTGTTCTCTACGAGATGCTGTACGGCCTG CCTCCGTTCTACAGCCGCAACACGGCAGAGATGTACGACAACATCCTGAACAAGCCGCTGCAGCTGAAGCCCAACATCTCCAACGCGGCCAGACACCTGCTGGAAGGCCTGCTGCAGAAAGACCGCACCAAGAGGCTGGGCTGCACAGAGGACTTT AATGAAATTAAGAACCACATATTCTTCTCCCCCATCAACTGGGATGACCTCAATGCCAAGAAAATCACGCCTCCCTTCAACCCCAATGTG ACGGGACCCAACGACTTGCGGCACTTTGATCCAGAGTTCACGGATGAGCCGGTTCCCGGCTCCATTGGCTGCTCCCCAGACAGCACCCTCTTCACCGCCAGCATCAAAGAGGCAGCTGAGGCCTTCGTGGGCTTCTCCTACGCCCCGTCTATGGACTCCTACCTATAG